Proteins encoded within one genomic window of Carassius gibelio isolate Cgi1373 ecotype wild population from Czech Republic chromosome A4, carGib1.2-hapl.c, whole genome shotgun sequence:
- the LOC127967841 gene encoding gastrula zinc finger protein XlCGF8.2DB isoform X2: MEFIKEEREEIQIEETVKHEETEEQTEMMPLKEENEELNVMQDTDLNKKHDLITGRTSFSCPQTGKTSSQKKAQKTGTRNNFTCQECGQSFYQRGNLTIHMRIHSGEKTYICKQCGNSFIRKGDLKSHMNIHTGERSYTCPHCGRSFTHRQTLTVHIRIHTGEKPFTCSLCGNCFIRIGDLKSHMRIHTGEKPYTCKQCGNCFIRIGDLKSHMKIHTGEQSYICPHCGRSFTHRQTLTVHKRIHTGEKPYTCQQCGKSFTQHGNLKVHMRIHDGEKPFTCQQCGKYFIEHGNLKVHMRIHTGEKPFTCPQCGKCFSVKGTLKSHMSVHTGEKPYVCPQCGISFTQHGSFNRHMRIHTREKPYTC, encoded by the coding sequence AAATGATGCCGCTgaaagaggaaaatgaagaaCTAAATGTAATGCAAGATACAGATCTGAATAAGAAACATGATCTTATAACTGGACGAACATCATTTAGTTGCCCACAGACTGGAAAGACTTCCTCACAAAAAAAAGCTCAAAAGACTGGAACTAGAAACAATTTCACCTGCCAAGAGTGTGGACAGAGTTTTTATCAACGTGGAAACCTTACAatccacatgaggattcacagtGGAGAGAAGACATACATCTGCAAACAGTGTGGAAATAGTTTCATTCGAAAAGGAGATCTTAAAAGCCACATGAATATTCACACTGGTGAGAGGTCTTACACCTGCCCTCATTGTGGAAGGAGTtttacacacagacagactcttACTGTCCACataagaattcacactggagagaagcctttcacctgctCACTGTGTGGAAATTGTTTCATTCGAATAGGAGACCTCAAAagtcacatgagaattcacactggtgAGAAGCCATACACCTGCAAACAGTGTGGAAACTGTTTTATTCGAATAGGAGACCTTAAAAGCCACATGAAAATTCACACCGGAGAGCAGTCTTACATCTGCCCTCATTGTGGAAGGAGTTTTACACACAGACAGACCCTTACAGTCCATAAGAGAATACACacaggagagaagccttacacttGCCagcagtgtggaaagagcttcactCAACATGGAAACCTTAAAGTCCACATGAGGATTCATgatggagagaagcctttcacctgtcaacagtgtggaaagtATTTCATTGAACATGGAAACCTTAAAgtccacatgaggattcacactggagagaaacctttcacctgTCCTCAGTGTGGAAAATGTTTTTCAGTAAAAGGAACCCTTAAAAGCCACATGAGCGTCCACACCGGCGAGAAGCCTTACgtatgccctcagtgtggaatcAGTTTCACTCAGCACGGAAGCTTTAACAggcacatgaggattcacaccaGAGAGAAGCCATACACCTGCTAA